From Bos mutus isolate GX-2022 chromosome 5, NWIPB_WYAK_1.1, whole genome shotgun sequence, one genomic window encodes:
- the C5H12orf71 gene encoding uncharacterized protein C12orf71 homolog: protein MVHSFSSSSESNLSLSVGYFPCEDTLSCEDTLSCEDSSSEGPSMHFVPPIQGSWRTENTGRLLARRDQIQDDPEQFCKLSITLAWDVDMASNNSDSTTNCDLSGDNKDKHPKEKTQLTLSKLDGLVQKLEKFLENQKDDKDDDSVFPESAQEEDSQLPSSSLPGMAQIISKATGSQGTDIAEISSVLSGPPEKEDTHSSTGALSCLNFGWVFRWLRPQVRSSLLGREDPKEANERPRELARKKRFSYRSKRIQPQESFELGHPIPPDF, encoded by the exons ATGGTGCACTCATTCTCCAGCAGCTctgaatcaaacctgagtctctctgTGGGCTATTTCCCCTGTGAGGACACCCTCTCCTGTGAGGACACCCTCTCCTGTGAAGACTCGTCTTCTGAAGGTCCTTCAATGCACTTTGTCCCTCCTATCCAAGGGTCATGGCGGACTGAAAACACAGGAAGGCTCCTAGCGAGACGAGACCAAATACAAGATGACCCAGAGCAGTTCTGCAAACTCAGCATCACCCTGGCCTGGGATGTTGACATGGCCTCTAACAATTCAGACTCGACCACTAACTGTGACCTAAGTGGAGACAACAAAGACAAGCACCCCAAAGAGAAGACACAGTTGACTCTCAGCAAACTGGATGGTCTTGTGCAAAAGCTTGAGAAATTTCTAGAGAACCAGAAAGATGACAAAGATGATGACTCTGTGTTCCCTGAATCTGCTCAGGAGGAAGACTCCCAGCTGCCTAGCAGCTCCCTTCCAGGTATGGCTCAG ATAATAAGCAAGGCAACTGGCAGCCAAGGCACAGATATTGCAGAGATCTCCTCAGTCTTATCAGGTCCACCAGAGAAGGAGGACACTCACTCCAGCACAGGAGCCCTCTCGTGTCTGAACTTCGGGTGGGTCTTCCGCTGGCTAAGGCCCCAAGTCCGCTCCTCACTTTTGGGGAGAGAGGATCCCAAGGAGGCCAATGAGCGCCCCCGTGAACTGGCACGAAAGAAAAGATTCTCTTACAGAAGCAAGAGAATCCAACCTCAAGAATCCTTCGAATTAGGACACCCCATACCAccagatttttaa